The genomic stretch CAACATCTTCACTACGGTTTCTTCAAGCCTGGCGTCGCCGGTTCCGTAGATATTATCCGCCAGAGCCGTTCGTATTCGGCTCTCGGCCTCATCCGCGGTCGATTTGAGGTCGGAAATAATCCGCACCTCAACCTCGCCCATCTTGGCGCTATAACCCAGTTCAAGGTCCGGCAAATCGGACAAAACAGGCGCGACCTTCTCCTCAACGACTGACTCGGCAAGTCCGACGACCTTGAAAGTGCGGCAATCGAACCGCGCCTGCGCGCCAAAGTGTTTCTCCAGGACCGGTAAGACGTATTCCTCAAACATCGGCTTGAGTTCGCGTGGGGGACCGGGCAACAGCAAGACCAGTTTGCCCTCTTGGTCGATTGCCAGGCCGGGAGCGGTGCCATTACGATTCGGCAACACTTGCGCGCCGACGGGGACGAGGGCCTGCACGTAGATGGATTCCGGCAGGCGAATCCTTCGCGCGCGAATGCGTTCAGCAATGTGGGTCGCGACCGATTCATCGCGCACGAGTTTGCGGTCCAGCAGTTCCGCGACAACGTCGCGCGTGAAATCGTCGGACGTGGGACCGAGTCCACCGGTAATGATCAAGATATCGCTACGTCGCAATGCTTCCTCGACCGCCGCCCGCATCTCCGTGCGGTCATCGGCAACCGTGACCTGTCGGTCAAGTCGCAGGCCGATACTGGCGAGTTGGCGCGCGATATAACCAAGATGCGTGTTAACGGTGAAGCCGAGCAAAAGCTCGCTGCCGGTGTTGACAAGTTCCACCCTCACGCGAGCGAGCCTAGCCAAGCGATTGGGCAAAGTCAAATGACGCCGCGCGTCTCACCGGCTCGGCAGCAATTCTTTTGGCAGGTTGACCGGCCGATACTTCGGATCGCCGATCGTGCCGCCAACTTTGTATTCGAGGAGCTTGCCGATAAGTGGTGAAATCCACCCGATGCCGGGCCACGCGCGCAAAAACTGGGCCTCGACCCGAAAGTCCAGCTTGCCGTCGAAACCGAGCTGCCCCCGACTCTCGGCCGTGAAGGCGCCAGCGGCGATTTGCATGTCTTCCGTGCTCACGGCCTGATTGGTGATGGTGAACGAAGCCTGCGCGCGCGTCGCCTTGGTCTTGCCAAGGATCTCCGAGAAGATGCCAAACACCGGCGCCTGCCAGAGGATGCCATCCGTCACGTTGAGCTGCCCCGTCCCGCTCAAGCTGCTCAGATCGTTTCCACGTCCATCGATCGTCGCCTGGCCCGTCAGCAACCCGGTGACGGTACTCTCGCGGTCCTCCGTGGCTGTGAGTAGGCTGTGAACGTCCGCATGATCGACCGAGAACTCGAAGTTGTACGACGGGTCGGCATCCGAAAAGACGAAGCCAGCGCGGCCACGCAGTTTGCCGCCATAGAAATCCGCATCAAAATCGTTGATTTGCATCGTGTTGTTCGTGAACACGAGGGTTGCCTGCGCCCGGTCAGCGGTAAACTTCCAATACGAAAAGCCCTCGTTGAAAACGTGCGCCGCCCAGGTCGTGGCCTCAGGTTTATCGAAATCGATCACGCCACGCGCTTTCGCGTTGGTGCGCGATCCAAATCGGTAAGGGGCCATCGTTTTCACCGCCTTTTCCCCAAGCAACCCGGCGATCTCCGAGGGGTTTGCCCTGGCCGTGAGGTCGAAGTTGACGCGGTGGGCGTTGAAGTCTGCAAACAACATGCCGCGGACATCACCCTCCCGCCGCTCCAATTGCAAGTCCTCCACATCGAGCCGGCTTTCGCGGAGACGCAACCTCGCCGATGCGCTTTCGAGTCCGACACCACGGTAACTACAGCGGTGGGCATCAATTTGCGCGTCGTACGCCAACGCATCGGGATCAACAAAATCACCGCGAACCTTTGCGACGATGTGCGGAGGCGTCTCAAACCATGCCGGCTCGACAATCTGCCGGACATACTTGAACATCACGGGCA from Verrucomicrobiia bacterium encodes the following:
- a CDS encoding competence/damage-inducible protein A; this translates as MRVELVNTGSELLLGFTVNTHLGYIARQLASIGLRLDRQVTVADDRTEMRAAVEEALRRSDILIITGGLGPTSDDFTRDVVAELLDRKLVRDESVATHIAERIRARRIRLPESIYVQALVPVGAQVLPNRNGTAPGLAIDQEGKLVLLLPGPPRELKPMFEEYVLPVLEKHFGAQARFDCRTFKVVGLAESVVEEKVAPVLSDLPDLELGYSAKMGEVEVRIISDLKSTADEAESRIRTALADNIYGTGDARLEETVVKMLTVVHQTIATAESCTGGAIANRITNVSGSSEVFINGCVTYSNESKTRLLGVSEKTLAEHGAVSEEVAREMAEGIRTLSRTNFGISTTGIAGPTGGTPEKPVGLVYIGFATPERTDVQRHLLAFDRETFKFFVTQYALDVVRRELLKK